A single Lactuca sativa cultivar Salinas chromosome 8, Lsat_Salinas_v11, whole genome shotgun sequence DNA region contains:
- the LOC111913733 gene encoding uncharacterized protein LOC111913733, whose translation MKIVSRKSLTVIMGEEPWYPDIANYLAGDYLPNGLTHQHNKKLFLEIKYYFWDKPYLFRSCMDGIIRRCVFGKEIRDILGHLHNGPAGGHHWVQYHAKKVFDAGFYCPTIFKDVATHVRECDGCQSTDLECLRRSLAIKGTHFANDQLEKVLQKYGVRHRFSTPYHPQTNGQTEITNRALKRKLEKSVGNNRKFWADKLDDALWAFRTAFKTPTGTTPYKLVYSKNCHLPVELEHKAYWALQTCNFEPNELRANKLLQMNALEELRNESYTNSLIYKDKTKRWNDARLKENVQERPQFWKQP comes from the exons ATGAAGATAGTTTCCCGGAAGAGTTTGACGGTGATCATGGGGGAAGAACCATGGTATCCAGATATTGCAAATTACTTGGCTGGCGACTACCTTCCGAATGGCCTCACTCATCAACATAACAAAAAGCTCTTTttagaaattaaatattatttctgGGATAAGCCATATCTTTTTAGGAGTTGTATGGATGGAATCATAAGAAGATGCGTTTTTGGCAAGGAAATTCGAGACATATTAGGGCATCTCCACAATGGACCGGCAGGAGGACATCATTGGGTACAATACCATGCTAAAAAAGTGTTTGATGCAGGTTTCTATTGCCCTACTATCTTCAAGGATGTTGCTACTCATGTAAGGGAATGTGATGGTTGCCAAAGTACAG ATTTGGAGTGCCTAAGGCGTTCATTAGCGATAAAGGGTACCCACTTTGCTAATGATCAACTAGAAAAAGTGTTGCAAAAATATGGGGTACGCCATAGATTTTCAACaccttaccatccacaaacaaatGGGCAAACCGAAATTACAAATAGGGCACTCAAAAGAAAATTGGAGAAATCGGTGGGGAATAATAGAAAATTTTGGGCAGACAAATTGGATGATGCACTTTGGGCATTTAGGACCGCATTCAAGACACCCACTGGAACCACTCCCTATAAGCTAGTGTATAGTAAAAATTGTCATTTACCCGTGGAGCTTGAACATAAGGCCTATTGGGCATTGCAAACATGCAATTTTGAGCCAAATGAGTTGCGTGCAAATAAACTTTTGCAAATGAATGCATTGGAAGAATTGAGAAATGAGTCTTACACTAACTCATTGATTTATAAAGACAAGACCAAAAGATGGAATGATGCAAGGTTAAAGG aaaatgtcCAGGAGAGGCCACAGTTCTGGAAGCAGCCATAG